GGGTTCAGGTAAGGGCCAGCAAAAGGACCCTATATGGAAGAGAAATACCTCAAGGTGAGTCAGCTGTGGAGCAGAACATGCACTTACATACAGTCAGTATGTAGTATGCTAACTTACAGTTAGCATCTATGGAAGTTGAGAGGAAGGGCTGTGCATCTGCCATGGACCTCTCTGAAGCTGCTGGAGAGCCACAACAGTAGCTGAGGGCTGTAGTTACTCTCAGCAAGATTGTGACTCCCAAGCTACAGCAGACCACACATGGTCTGGCTTTGGAAGAGGGTAGGGTAGAGAAAGGATCCATATCTTCTGACCACAACAGTGTGCAAAGCCCTGGGACATCATTTTGAAAAAGCATAGAAGTAAAAGACAGAGATGGATGGAAAATAAGATTGAGGCAAACATGGCTTGCCAAAAGTCAGGCTGTAACAAAAATCAGATGTATCCCAACAGCAACATATATCATGTCTAGCACAGCAGGAAGAGCATGGCCAGCTTGTCGTCATTATACAAAGAGAACAAGTTCTTATCAAGTGAGTATGCTCCCTCACAAAAGGAAGGGGACACAGAATTGACCTTAACACATACTAATCTTCTAGGGAACACCAgagcaacaaaagcaaaatggatGAGTGTTCCTGATGGGTTACAGCAGGGAAGAAGCTGCACTGGGTACAGGACAGTGAGGCACTACCACAGCGTTGGTTAATTGCTCTAATGGATTTTCACAAACCTGAAAGTGGATAGATCTCCTTCAGGGGATAGATCACCTGTTTAACAGAGCAAAAGAAACTATGTTTGAAGGAGCTGGACACTGTCCATCAGAGATGCAATAACTCAGGCacaagggaaggagcagccacaggTATCCTCCCTGTTGCAGGCCTGTCTGCACCCCACAGGTCTGCGGGGCGTGAccacagctgggagcacagctgaggCCAGAGCAAAGACAGACCCTGGGCTCACCTGCTCACGCAGGCTTCCATCAGTGAAGAAGGGCCTCTGCGGTAGGAACACCACTCCTCGGGGGCCAAAGCAGGTCAGCATCCTGATGCTCCCTGCACAGAGACACTCATCACATCTGCAGTTTCAGGCAGGAAAAACTGCCCACTGCCCTGTGTAGTACTGTCCCATGAAGTAGCCAACGAGTCCCCACAAAAGTGTGTTTGcaacacagagcaaagcagcaatAAGGGCTAGAGATTGTGACAAGAGATGGGTGGCTCAAATCAGTGTATCAGTGACACATTCACCATCACATGGTGGCACTGGCCTCACAAACTGCCATACTGCCACCTCGCGAACTCAGGGTAGCCTTGGTTGAGAAGAAGGTGGCTGAGGCAAGTAGCAGTCCTTACCCCGTGTGCTCTCCCAGAGTCCTCCGAGGACCCTCAGGAGAGATGTCTTCCCTGTACCAGTGTTTCCCACAATCATCACACTGTTTCCTTGAGAGACCCTGAGGCTCAAGTCCTTGATGAGCAGCTTGCCAGAGGATGGCACTGAGAGTGTCACTCGCTCCAGAAGGAAAGCTGTGTCCCTTGGCACTGGGTCCTCCCCAGAATGGCTGCTGGGCCACCACCAAGACAAAGAACAAGAGATACGGGGGTAAGTGACCATGCTGAGATTGGCAAAAATCAGGCACCTTAGACCTCCTGTGCCTCTGTGACAGTAGCCCTGCCCTACACACCCTGGGAATGACAATTGACAAtgagcactgcctgctccaacCAAATGCATGCAACAGACTGTGACACCAAGGGCCACCTCCCTCCCATGGCAACGTAGGGCACGTTGCTGGCACTGGCACGTAAGCTGGCACGTAAGCTGCAAGCCAGCCAGTTGCTGAGAGGCAACTCACCTGTCCAAATCCCAACTGGTTTTGGCTTCTGAGTagttgtcatttttttttctgccaaggCTCAGCAAGGTCTCCTGCAGTTCACCAATCCTAGACAAGAGGTTGCATGAAAGCCAGGGACaactccagcacctcctcacAATATCCAAACTTGCCCATGCTTGCACATGAACaactgctttttgttgttgttttttttttagcacagaCCTGGGCAGAGTCTTGTTCTGCACTGCCCTTTCCTCCAGAGATGTGCCCACCGATAAGCTCACCTGTGTGTGTAGCCAGCTACATCAGTAACAGTGCTGGAGAGATCTATGAGCTGGCTGAAGCAGCCAATGAGGTAGATGGAAACAAAGGCATTCTGGGGAGAAATCACATGGCAGAGTAAGGgtcagtgctgagctggggcCCTGACCCTTATTCCGTGACTGCAAGGAGGCAGCCAAGGAGTCCACATATTGGGCCACATCAGCTGTCTCAGCAAGATGAATGAGGAGTGGTGAAGTCACGCAGCATGATGGGAGTGAAGATGACCACATTTGAAAGAAGCAGGACttccctgctcagtgcagcagtTTTTGCCAGATAGACACACGTCCTGTCACCCAGGGATGATGTTTGCAGAGTGCCTGATGGCCTGCCTAGGGCCCAGCATGCTTGCCCAAGTCACACAGATCTACACCACACCCCTGCCTCAGTACCGTATATGGCTCAGAGCAGGGTGTCTCAGCCTGCAGTGCCCACTTAGCTATTTTTAGCTCTGCATTCTCTATCACAAGCCAGTTTTGAGTATCTGTAAAGAGTCAGGTCAGGAAGGTGAATACAAGCCAGCTCAGCCTCACTGGTGGCAAGGCTCACCACAGGCAGTAGCCCAGAGCATAACCCAGCACTGTACAGACCTCATCTCCACCTGCACTGCTTGAAACCAGAGGCTTTCTGACCTCCTGAGTTTTTTTAGAGACAGAAGTCTGAGCCAGGAAACACTTACGTAAATGTGTCCTTGACAGTTCTCACGGCCAAGTTAATCACATACCAGCTGGCTACAAGCTCCCGTTTCCATAGCATTGTGAGCTGGGACAGTCTAACCTGAAGATCAAGTGCTGCAGGTTATCTagccccagagccaccagcaccACATGAAACCTCCATCCTCAGTCCCTGCTCACCCTCCATCCTCAGTGCCTGCCCACCCTCCACAATGGGGTCACAGAAATTACCCTTAGCTCACCTTGCTGACAAGGGCACTGAGCTCTGTAGGACTCAGGTCGCCGTAGACACCAGAAAAGATGGGAATGGCAATGACCACGTAgctcaggatgctgcccagatAATCAAAGGTGTTGATCCCAACTAGGCACAAGCACATTGAAAGAAGACAGTAAGTTAAAGTAGAAAcctctgtcccagccaggcCCAAGTGCTGACCCTGAGCCCAGTCAGAGGAAGAGCCGTGTTCTTGCCTCGGCCCTTTATGATGACCCAGAGCAGAAAAACCCATTTTGCAGGATAGCACAAGCACCAGGGTGAAAATGCTTTTGCCAAGCAAAGAGCACTTTGGGGCAGGCCCCTGAGCAGAGAATCATCATCCAGACACACAGTTCAGGGACTACTGTGGGGCAAAAGCCACTTTGCCCGCTTGTTGCTATGCTTCAGGGGCCTGACTGATTCACAGTGAACAGGAAGGAGGGGCAAAAAGGAAGCTCTGGGGTGAGACAGTTCGCCATGAAGTGTGTCTTGGGAACAAACAGACTTAAGATTCCAAATTCTCACAGACACTTCTGTTCAGGATTTCTTCCTCCATTACACTGCTCAGAAGCTCGCTGTGCTGCTGAGATCAGGAAGAGCTGTCTTTATAGGggtcatttaaagaaaaaacctgGACCTTGGACTCAGtgaaaaagggagaaggaatattttcagGGGACAGCTATGCTTAAGGTACAGGCTTTATAGGAAAGAAGCTTCCACAGCTCCCAACAACATATACAGTGACCAAAGCTCAAGCCCTTCCCTCTTGGTGTGTGAACACCTGCACCACAAAAAGCCAGATTCTGGGTCCTCCACAACTTTGCCTCTCTACAAGGCTTTTACACAACAGGATTCCTATTTAGCACTGCAGGAGGCACCCTCTGTTCACCCTCAGGGCTTTCACAGaccagcaagaggcagaagaaaacacagcacccaCCCAACTGCTCTACCAGTAGAGTTTCCCACAAGTGGGAGTTACCACACATCCCACTTCAGCCCCCAGTGTGCCCACTCACTGTATAGCCACAGCTCCTTGCCTATCAGCTCTCTCTGGGTCTtcagcaggctctgcagcctccGGTTTGTGCGCATGTGCTCCACTCGCCCAGCCCTGTAAAAGTAACATTGCAACATGCCACAGACATCCTAGCACCACACGCTTTAAAACTGAAGCTTTGAACGGGCCTGGCACCTTTGCCTCTGACTAACAAGCTCTTTATTGACCAGGAACTGAACAGCCAGGACTGCCTTCCTGAAGGGTATCATCAAGGAACTCTGGCTGAAGCAAGCAGTCCTACAAATCTCTCCCAGAGcccatggctgctgctgttgcagcaggagcaggtaAAGCCAGGCCAGACACTGTCAGCAAGGCTCCAGCCTGAAGCAATGTACACCCAAGGTCAAACACAGTTCCCAAGTACAGCCTGGTTGGAAAAGAGAGATGGCACTGCTACACAGCTGGACCCAGAAAGGAGAGGGTAGAGGAGAGTCCAGGGGGTGATAAGCAGCCCACATGGCCTGCATGGCCAGGAGCCTTAGCCCAcctcttcccatttttcccactCCACAAGAAGAGGACAAAGGCAAGTCCTGAGCAGTGCAACCCCCAGTACGGCTACTCCAGCTCCACAACTTCCCCCTTCCCAGGGCTATCTCCATCAGGTCACCCACCACACAAGTTAGTGGTGATGCTCCAATGGCCAGGCTGAGCCAGGAGCAAGGAGACATCTCCTAAACCACCACCTTCAAGCAAGTGTgacagctccttctgctgctctgcaaggcCTGGGCTGCCCTCAGGTGGCAAAATGCAGAGAGCGCTCCGCATCTCATTTCAGTCTCCCACCTGCCATAGCACCTATTGCTCCTGACATCCAGCAGAGGATCGTGCCCACTACACACAATCTATGCAGCAGTGGAGTAACTACAGCCCAAGAAGATAAAGCCAGATGCAGCACAAAAACATCCAAAATAAGATTTTTGAGGTCTCATTTCTGAAGATTCTCAGTTCATagaaaagtacattttctttctcaaaaatgCACCTGGTTAGAATTCAGTTTGGCTTTACTGCCTTATAACACATCTCGGGTAACTACTGAGCAGCAGTCTTTGCTTTCCCTGTATtaggaaaggagaaaggctTGACACCAGGAATTAAAGGTGAGAAAGGAATTGGGGACCTTTGTTCTAGAGCTATTATTCTGTTGCAGATGAGGAGAGATTGCTGTATTggtttcctcttttcctcccattCACTTTGCTTTAAAGCAGGTTTGCCAAGGACTTAGTaacaaaagaagtaaaaaggtggcagtgctctgcttctgtttcttcctttacCAAAGCAATGTTTAGACAGTCTTAAGAGGACAAGATCACATGCTAGAGAAGTTGAGCAATCAAAACCAGCCACTCACCATATGCTCCTCCTCTTGCAGGATTCTAGGAATgcaaccttttaaaaaattcctttattttcaattatgaTGCATACCATGAAAATGCCTGGTTGTGTGTGACTCAGCCAAGTTCTAGTTTCACACAAAATGAAGCTTTCCTACTAAAAAATTGTACTGAACCAAAACATTCTGTTTTCTGGTACAATATTCCACTTTCCATTTTCTACTTAgcaatagaataaaaaaaatcaaaattgagAGGGAAAGTACTGCATCTTAAATAAGGGCATGTAATTACAGTATATTTTCCATTACAAAAAATTATCATCAACCATTAAGAATCAGAGTACAAAGAAATAACTCAAACTTGCCAGTGCAAACCAAGATTGATTTGGGTTATTTAAATGAGTTTCATGCATGTCAATATAAGTTGTTATGAAATCAGTGATTTTGAATCAGACCACTGTAAGGACAGCACCACAACACTTGAAATGCTCGCTCAATATAGTATGAAGGATGACAGGCAGGGAAGACCGGAGAGAGGACATGTGCTACAATTCCTGGAAGTGCAATTTCACAATGTATAAGGCAAAGGCAGACTCGTGACAAGAGAGAAGCAACAACCTCCTGCCACCCCAACACAAGTTACACCAAATTCATGCCTCTTCCTGCTGACCCAAGCAGCAGCTCAACAGGCTTCAGGGCATCACTAAATGGGGGAggtgctgccaggctcctgattgtgtgctcagctctggggtGAATGGCATTGAGCAAATTCAGAGCGCCAGTACAGCATACGGAGGGTCAGGGCACAGACTGAGCAAGAGGAGCAAAGCAGAGGTCAGGTGGCCAAGTAGCAGCTAGCACACCCACAGAAGACATGcaggcaagcagcagcaggatgcgGCCAGAAGCAACATGCAACAAGTCCTCAGCAGAACCAGATGCAAAAAGACTTTGAGCAATCTTCCAGGTAAGGACCTGGCAAAACATCAGCAAGGGTGTCTAAGCCAGCACCAAATCTGTATCTGCCTCTGAGGATGTTAGAACGGAGGCAAAGGAAAgacagctgtgtccagctgtggaTCGCTGTGGATTATTTCTGCAGATGATGCACAGAATGCAAAGAAGCGAGTGTCAGGGCTGAATGATGCTGCAGTGGAAGGGATAGAAAGCTGCAGCAACAGAACTTGGGCTCCTTTGGGATATGGGAACACTACAAGGATGCTCTGAACTGGGACAATCCTTTTGAGGATACAAAGAAATTAACACAACTAACCTGTAGAAAGCAGCTGGTTCTGCATTGACACGAATCTGCATGTGCTTGAACCTgtacaacaaaaaaaccacaattgtGAACAAATGCTCAGTGAATTATGTAGCCAAAACCATTCCTAGAGGAAACTCATCTTGCATGTTAGAGCAGTGATTTGAGGCATCTCTTGACAGAAACATTCAACAGGCTCAGAAAGGCACCAGAGACCAAGGCTTAATATGAGGTGCCATCATTCAGGGCCAGCTCAGTGGTCCATTTGTTTGATATCCTGCTCTCTGTGCACATCTTCTTAGCCCTTGGGCTTACTCTTTGCTGCTAGTCCAGCATCTCCACCATACAAAATCACTACAGCCAactgccctgggctgggttCCCTGTGCCACAACAGCATatgctgctgtccctggatgCCTTGAGCCCCAGGGAAAGCTACAAAGTCCCTGCTACACACACAGCCAACCCTGCAAGCAAGGGGGAGGAGGTGAGTTACAGAGCATATGGAAAGACTGGGCTGTGAGACTGAACCAAGGGCATTGCCTGCCATGACACACACACTGAATGGTTGGCAGGGGCTCAGTACACTGATCCTGAGGCACCATTGCACAGGTAGCCTTCTCTGAGTGTGGGGAAACTCACAGACAAGAGAATTAGCTACATACACAGCCCTGAATGGGGacaaaaatgcagctttcaCAGGAGCTGCCAAGGGGCAAtgaaaacagctctgctgggactcACCTGAAATCTCCCTCcagtttttcctgctgcacaagTTTAGACACAATTGGGCTCATCAACACTTTGTTAATCATCGTCCCTATGATGAAATACCCAAAGATGCTCACTGGGCCTAGCCAGCCTGTGctacagaagagaaagagaagtcaGCCAATAATCCAAGCAAAAGGACACTCCTGCACCATTAGGCTCAAGCAATCAGAGCCCTCAGCTGTCACCTCTCTTGGCTTTCACAGAAGTTTGGGGGCCAACATTGCACATCCCAGCATCCCCAAGGCAGAGTTCTGCTTGGAGTATAGAGACCAATCACCCATGTGTACAAATATCCATCTGGGGAGTTGTAATGTGGGTGGCAGGCtccaaaaaaaaacacagaaaagaggTGTGCAAGCAGGGCCAGGATACATCCTTACCTGTGAAAGCACTGGTATGTGTAGTAGGCCAGGGTGAAGGGTGAGATGACGAGCTTGCTGGCcatggagctgagctgcctgcagaaCCTCTCCACATCCTGGCTGATGCGCTGGTCCCTGCTCAACACAAAGAGCCATTGACACCATTCCAGCCCAAAAACAAGAGCCAGGACTAAATCCCTCACAGGGCACAAACCAGGCTGTTTCAGTGCATGAacacaggacaggcagcaggtgAACAACCTTACCTGGGAAGGATCTGCAGATTCCCCACAGGAGACCATTTTCATGGCCCAGCAGGACCCACCCAAGGGCCTTCATGGCAGCCAGGAAGAACAACTCTTGCCATTGCTTTCAACCTGTTCCTTGTATTTATCCCTTGTTCCACTTTCAACAACATTTTCAACACTTGTGCTGAAGGTCTCTGCATCATTGTCCTTTACTCCTCTCCTGGAACAACCCCCATGCTAAGAAAAACTACTGACTCTCCCCCTAACCTTCAGTACTGGACTGAGATGCCATCAGACCCACGaggacaggctgcagcacaAGCCAGGCCTTCACCAGCTATTGGATATTTGCAAACACTTCCATCAAAGCAACCCTTTCACAAGAGCTGAtcccctggccctgcatggAGTGCCTCTGGTTCCTTTGTTGCAAAGAAGGAAGTGCttccacccagcccagcccacaagagcaggaagcagcacaCCAAGCCTTCTCACCTCACTAGCAGTGTAGAAAGGCCGTAACTTAATGCTGGAGCTCAGAATGAAGAGCAAGGGTGGACTCCTGGAGAGTCTCAGTGCAGATACTACCACAAAGTCACTCATCTTTTAACACTTTTGCAGTTCTGGAACAGCAATGGATTTAATTCTGGGGCAGCTCTCACCCTAAGTGACCTTGCAgcatcatttttccttttcctcagacTGTAATATTCCCATAAAATTGTAGCTTAAATTGTGCTATAGTCTCATAGGAGAATATTGCTTTTTACAAGCTATTAAGTAACATGTAATGAAAATACATGAAACACATGAAAGCATCAACTCAAATGCCCTACTAGGTGCTGCAAGTGCTTGTATGCCACTCAGAACCCACTCTTCATTCCTTCAAAGTGGATGACTCCATGCATTTAACACTCAGTTTGGTTTGCACTGCATAATGGGAGGTCTCTCTTGCTCTAGTTTGTTCTCTAAATATCTGGTGTAGGGAAAAAGCTCTCATCAAGGGATTGCAAGatgaaaagaatttttgcaGTGGCACCAAAATCACACTAAAGAGTAAGACTGAAAGTTGGAGCAGAAGCAAGGTGTAATGAGATATACTCCACTGTAATCCCATACATTTGGTCTGCAAAGGCCATGAGAGCTGTCTCTTTCTGCAGGGCAGACTGACCCAGTTGTCTCCTACATTTCACTGCACAATGTGAACATTTCCCttagttaaaaataaacctgagtAGAATAATCATGTGGTGAGGGGCCTCTGTCCTCCGATTCCCCTCATGTCCCCAAAGAAAA
This region of Motacilla alba alba isolate MOTALB_02 chromosome 5, Motacilla_alba_V1.0_pri, whole genome shotgun sequence genomic DNA includes:
- the ABCD4 gene encoding lysosomal cobalamin transporter ABCD4 isoform X3: MPGEERAGSRLDGLFLRRFLRLLAVLFPGWPTPSALMFLTLLGVALLEQLVIYQVGVIPSQYYEVLGNKDFSGFKTLTAVAVTLIIVNSTLKSFDQFICNMMYVNWRKSLTEYLHSCYFQGQVYYSLLVLREDIDNPDQRISQDVERFCRQLSSMASKLVISPFTLAYYTYQCFHSTGWLGPVSIFGYFIIGTMINKVLMSPIVSKLVQQEKLEGDFRFKHMQIRVNAEPAAFYRAGRVEHMRTNRRLQSLLKTQRELIGKELWLYIGINTFDYLGSILSYVVIAIPIFSGVYGDLSPTELSALVSKNAFVSIYLIGCFSQLIDLSSTVTDVAGYTHRIGELQETLLSLGRKKNDNYSEAKTSWDLDSSHSGEDPVPRDTAFLLERVTLSVPSSGKLLIKDLSLRVSQGNSVMIVGNTGTGKTSLLRVLGGLWESTRGSIRMLTCFGPRGVVFLPQRPFFTDGSLREQVIYPLKEIYPLSGSADDERIVRFLELAGLTDLLARAGGLDEQVDWNWYDILSPGEMQRLSFARLFYLQPKYAVLDEATSALTEEVEHELYRMCLQLGMTLISVGHRPSLEKFHSWILKLHGEGRWELTRCEKMKRLPSEEGH
- the ABCD4 gene encoding lysosomal cobalamin transporter ABCD4 isoform X1; amino-acid sequence: MAGGSSSRRAGGAGAGGRAGSRLDGLFLRRFLRLLAVLFPGWPTPSALMFLTLLGVALLEQLVIYQVGVIPSQYYEVLGNKDFSGFKTLTAVAVTLIIVNSTLKSFDQFICNMMYVNWRKSLTEYLHSCYFQGQVYYSLLVLREDIDNPDQRISQDVERFCRQLSSMASKLVISPFTLAYYTYQCFHSTGWLGPVSIFGYFIIGTMINKVLMSPIVSKLVQQEKLEGDFRFKHMQIRVNAEPAAFYRAGRVEHMRTNRRLQSLLKTQRELIGKELWLYIGINTFDYLGSILSYVVIAIPIFSGVYGDLSPTELSALVSKNAFVSIYLIGCFSQLIDLSSTVTDVAGYTHRIGELQETLLSLGRKKNDNYSEAKTSWDLDSSHSGEDPVPRDTAFLLERVTLSVPSSGKLLIKDLSLRVSQGNSVMIVGNTGTGKTSLLRVLGGLWESTRGSIRMLTCFGPRGVVFLPQRPFFTDGSLREQVIYPLKEIYPLSGSADDERIVRFLELAGLTDLLARAGGLDEQVDWNWYDILSPGEMQRLSFARLFYLQPKYAVLDEATSALTEEVEHELYRMCLQLGMTLISVGHRPSLEKFHSWILKLHGEGRWELTRCEKMKRLPSEEGH
- the ABCD4 gene encoding lysosomal cobalamin transporter ABCD4 isoform X5 — protein: MASKLVISPFTLAYYTYQCFHSTGWLGPVSIFGYFIIGTMINKVLMSPIVSKLVQQEKLEGDFRFKHMQIRVNAEPAAFYRAGRVEHMRTNRRLQSLLKTQRELIGKELWLYIGINTFDYLGSILSYVVIAIPIFSGVYGDLSPTELSALVSKNAFVSIYLIGCFSQLIDLSSTVTDVAGYTHRIGELQETLLSLGRKKNDNYSEAKTSWDLDSSHSGEDPVPRDTAFLLERVTLSVPSSGKLLIKDLSLRVSQGNSVMIVGNTGTGKTSLLRVLGGLWESTRGSIRMLTCFGPRGVVFLPQRPFFTDGSLREQVIYPLKEIYPLSGSADDERIVRFLELAGLTDLLARAGGLDEQVDWNWYDILSPGEMQRLSFARLFYLQPKYAVLDEATSALTEEVEHELYRMCLQLGMTLISVGHRPSLEKFHSWILKLHGEGRWELTRCEKMKRLPSEEGH
- the ABCD4 gene encoding lysosomal cobalamin transporter ABCD4 isoform X2; protein product: MAGGSSSRRAGGAGAGGRAGSRLDGLFLRRFLRLLAVLFPGWPTPSALMFLTLLGVALLEQLVIYQVGVIPSQYYEVLGNKDFSGFKTLTAVAVTLIIVNSTLKSFDQFICNMMYVNWRKSLTEYLHSCYFQGQVYYSLLVLREDIDNPDQRISQDVERFCRQLSSMASKLVISPFTLAYYTYQCFHSTGWLGPVSIFGYFIIGTMINKVLMSPIVSKLVQQEKLEGDFRFKHMQIRVNAEPAAFYRAGRVEHMRTNRRLQSLLKTQRELIGKELWLYIGINTFDYLGSILSYVVIAIPIFSGVYGDLSPTELSALVSKNAFVSIYLIGCFSQLIDLSSTVTDVAGYTHRIGELQETLLSLGRKKNDNYSEAKTSWDLDSHSGEDPVPRDTAFLLERVTLSVPSSGKLLIKDLSLRVSQGNSVMIVGNTGTGKTSLLRVLGGLWESTRGSIRMLTCFGPRGVVFLPQRPFFTDGSLREQVIYPLKEIYPLSGSADDERIVRFLELAGLTDLLARAGGLDEQVDWNWYDILSPGEMQRLSFARLFYLQPKYAVLDEATSALTEEVEHELYRMCLQLGMTLISVGHRPSLEKFHSWILKLHGEGRWELTRCEKMKRLPSEEGH
- the ABCD4 gene encoding lysosomal cobalamin transporter ABCD4 isoform X4; this encodes MMYVNWRKSLTEYLHSCYFQGQVYYSLLVLREDIDNPDQRISQDVERFCRQLSSMASKLVISPFTLAYYTYQCFHSTGWLGPVSIFGYFIIGTMINKVLMSPIVSKLVQQEKLEGDFRFKHMQIRVNAEPAAFYRAGRVEHMRTNRRLQSLLKTQRELIGKELWLYIGINTFDYLGSILSYVVIAIPIFSGVYGDLSPTELSALVSKNAFVSIYLIGCFSQLIDLSSTVTDVAGYTHRIGELQETLLSLGRKKNDNYSEAKTSWDLDSSHSGEDPVPRDTAFLLERVTLSVPSSGKLLIKDLSLRVSQGNSVMIVGNTGTGKTSLLRVLGGLWESTRGSIRMLTCFGPRGVVFLPQRPFFTDGSLREQVIYPLKEIYPLSGSADDERIVRFLELAGLTDLLARAGGLDEQVDWNWYDILSPGEMQRLSFARLFYLQPKYAVLDEATSALTEEVEHELYRMCLQLGMTLISVGHRPSLEKFHSWILKLHGEGRWELTRCEKMKRLPSEEGH